The Euphorbia lathyris chromosome 2, ddEupLath1.1, whole genome shotgun sequence genome includes a window with the following:
- the LOC136219387 gene encoding uncharacterized protein, which produces MDMDMDIPLPDELELLEANYSFHEDYLDLPSPEPQERQSPPQSPPLPPDSQVIGHKRPLSNGPDSPNPKDLFVSDEKRSKADSVGAETDEDWLRHSPSQGKNDVNEEERAEVDVEEKMVYRYASKIDGDFIPVTAPTGGDMVYAKISRVESEERCKMMDFKSRSSGLISDPVNVLLQRLEAEAFTKALQASSESQSDVVHTETQRVHEKLWVEKYAPSSFSELLSDEHTNREVLLWLKQWDSCVFGSEIRSTSDEVFSSLRRHSSGSQNQSHAADLTFTRRKQGHGWNNKNFRRSNNLDHENSKLKEIKDLWSKKTRLTGPPEQKILLLCGPPGLGKTTLAHVAAKHCGYRVVEVNASDDRSSSTIEAKILDVVQMNSVMADSKPKCLVIDEIDGSLGDGKGAVEVILKMVSADRKSTTGKENVTKGEETGKASSKKGRKKTVSLSRPVICICNDLYAPALRPLRQIAKVHIFVQPTVSRVVNRLKYICNKEGMKTSSIALTALAECTECDIRSCLNTLQFLNKKNETLNVLEIDSQVVGQKDMSKSFFDIWKEIFQKRRVKQDRRYHNGSLSSELNFLYSLISGRGDYDVIFDGIHENILQLQYHDPLMQKTVKCLNSLGISDLIHKYIMRTQQMPLYAYQPPLAIVVHNLVAQVQKPNIEWPKSYQRYRSTLMDKMDILRSWQNKNPPNISRHLSIKSLVEDSISPLLHILSPTSLKPVALHLLSQKEKHDLAQLVSTMVSYSVTYRNIKTDPLSSRQELEAASDISALSFDPPICDLIHFKGYNSGHYVLPLAVKQVLVHEVEKQKILLVSRSGHLTDGCNKEDLNLADRKKLDLQFANDDACLSSGKNETGKNVQNPKQNNPRSLTMSSNSDCSRSVMSNMKPKSQENPKMPSTGSSSFFDRFRKASSKGSQNTASSVQTVATSERDSRPVLFKYNEGYTNAVKRPVRMRDFLL; this is translated from the exons ATGGATATGGATATGGACATTCCGCTTCCAGATGAGCTCGAATTGCTCGAAGCCAACTATAGTTTCCACGAAGACTATTTAGACCTTCCCTCGCCTGAACCCCAGGAGCGACAATCTCCTCCTCAATCACCACCATTGCCGCCCGATTCCCAAGTTATAGGCCATAAACGTCCTCTTTCCAATGGTCCAGATTCACCGAATCCCAAAGATCTTTTCGTATCTGACGAAAAAAGAAGTAAAGCCGACAGTGTTGGGGCGGAGACTGACGAGGACTGGCTCCGACACTCGCCGTCTCAGGGGAAGAACGATGTCAACGAGGAGGAAAGAGCAGAAGTAGATGTTGAGGAGAAAATGGTGTACAGATATGCGTCTAAGATTGATGGCGATTTCATTCCAGTGACTGCGCCGACTGGAGGAGATATGGTTTATGCTAAGATATCTAGAGTGGAGAGTGAAGAAAGATGCAAAATGATGGACTTTAAATCTCGATCAAGTG GCCTTATCTCGGATCCTGTTAATGTTCTTTTACAAAGACTGGAGGCAGAGGCTTTCACTAAG GCCTTGCAAGCTAGTTCTGAAAGTCAAAGTGATGTAGTTCATACTGAAACACAAAGGGTGCATGAAAAGCTTTGGGTTGAAAAATATGCTCCAAGTTCATTTTCTGAGCTCCTAAGTGATGAACATACCAATCGAGAG GTTCTCTTATGGTTGAAACAGTGGGATTCTTGTGTTTTTGGATCCGAAATAAGGAGTACATCAGATGaagttttttcttctttaagaCGTCATTCCTCTGGTTCTCAAAATCAAAGTCATGCTGCTGATTTGACATTCACAAGAAGGAAACAGGGTCATGGGTGGAATAATaaaaattttaggcgctctaaCAATTTAGATCATGAAAATAGTAAGCTGAAAGAAATTAAGGACTTATGGAGCAAGAAGACGAGGCTTACTGGTCCACCAGAGCAGAAG ATCCTTTTACTTTGTGGTCCACCTGGGCTTGGAAAGACTACACTTGCACATGTAGCTGCTAAGCATTGTGGTTACCGAGTTGTGGAG GTTAATGCCAGTGATGATAGGTCCTCATCTACAATTGAAGCTAAAATTCTTGATGTGGTTCAGATGAATTCTGTAATGGCTGACTCAAAACCCAAGTGCTTG GTAATTGATGAAATAGATGGAAGTCTTGGCGATGGCAAAGGTGCTGTGGAGGTTATTCTGAAGATG GTTTCTGCTGATAGGAAGTCCACCACTGGGAAGGAAAATGTTACTAAAGGAGAAGAAACAGGAAAGGCATCCTCAAAAAAGGGACGTAAAAAAACAGTGTCACTTTCGCGACCT GTAATTTGCATATGCAATGATCTCTATGCACCTGCTTTGAGGCCATTGCGTCAGATAGCAAA GGTTCATATCTTTGTTCAGCCAACAGTTAGTCGTGTGGTAAACAG GCTCAAATATATATGTAACAAGGAGGGAATGAAAACGAGTTCTATTGCACTTACTGCACTGGCAGAGTGCACAG AATGTGATATAAGGTCATGCTTGAACACCCTCCAGTTTCTCAATAAGAAAAATGAAACGCTTAATGTG CTAGAAATTGATTCTCAAGTGGTTGGTCAAAAAGACATGTCGAAAAGTTTTTTTGATATCTGGAAAGAG ATTTTCCAGAAGAGAAGAGTGAAGCAGGACAGAAGATATCACAATGGAAGCTTATCCAGTGAATTAAACTTTTTGTACTCCCTTATATCTGGCCG TGGTGACTATGATGTGATTTTCGACGGGATACATGAGAACATCTTACAGCTCCAATATCATGATCCTCTGATGCAAAAGACA GTGAAATGCTTGAATAGTCTTGGTATATCTGATCTAATACACAAATATATTATGCGTACACAGCAAATGCCTCTTTATG CATATCAGCCCCCTCTTGCAATTGTTGTCCACAACCTTGTAGCTCAAGTTCAGAAACCAAACATTGAGTGGCCAAAATCTTATCAAAG ATACCGATCGACGTTAATGGATAAGATGGACATACTGAGATCCTGGCAAAACAAAAATCCCCCAAATATTTCAAGACATTTGTCAATAAAATCCCTTGTGGAAGACTCCATTTCACCTTTATTACATATTCTATCACCTACATCTTTGAAGCCG GTGGCATTGCACTTGCTATCACAAAAGGAGAAACATGATCTGGCACAGTTAGTGAGCACAATGGTATCATATTCTGTGACATACAGGAACATAAAAACCGATCCTCTTTCCTCTAGACAGGAACTCGAAGCAGCTTCAGATATCTCAGCACTTTCTTTTGATCCTCCCATTTGtgatttaattcattttaag GGCTATAATTCTGGTCATTACGTACTTCCACTAGCAGTCAAGCAAGTTTTGGTTCATGAG GTTGAAAAGCAAAAGATTTTGCTAGTAAGCAGATCTGGGCATTTGACAGATGGGTGCAATAAAGAAGACCTCAACTTAGCTGACAGAAAGAAACTTGACTTACAGTTTGCCAATGATGATGCATGTTTGTCTTCTGGTAAAAATGAAACTGGAAAGAATGTACAAAATCCAAAGCAAAATAATCCTAGAAGTTTGACAATGTCATCAAATTCAGATTGTAGTAGAAGTGTCATGTCCAATATGAAACCAAAATCCCAAGAAAATCCTAAGATGCCTTCTACTGGCTCCTCTAGCTTCTTTGACAG ATTCAGGAAAGCGAGTAGCAAAGGTTCTCAGAATACTGCTAGTTCTGTACAGACAGTAGCCACCTCAGAAAGAGATTCACGCCCTGTGCTATTTAAGTATAACGAG GGTTATACAAATGCTGTTAAAAGGCCTGTTCGGATGCGAGATTTTCTGCTATGA
- the LOC136219386 gene encoding cellulose synthase-like protein D1, protein MATSRGGKDKNSSSQNSGPGRPPQAAKYTRRTSSGRIMNLSRDDDLDMSGEFASQNDYINYTVMMPPTPDNQPGAAPSDNKADSGATSYGTSRFGGPEPHRRIGEEEDNNNKKERGMSLMKSDSKSMFLRSQTQDFDHNRWLFETRGKYGVGNAYWSEQEAYGSETGLSMQDFMDKPWKPLTRKLNVSAAVLSPYRILIVIRMIVLVLFLTWRVQNPNRDAMWLWGISITCEIWFAFSWLLDILIKLNPINRSTDLAALRDKFEQPSPSNPTGRSDLPGVDVFVSTADAEKEPPLVTANTILSILAVDYPVEKLSGYISDDGGSVLTFEAMAEAVRFAELWVPFCRKHNIEPRNPDSYFNLKRDPTKNKKRPDFVKDRRWIKREYDEFKVRINGLPEVIRRRSDSHNKKETRKEKALAREKNGGNLPQEEVTVPKATWMADGTHWPGTWLNSTPDHAKGDHAGILQVMSKVPESDPVLGHNDEKGLDFTGVDTRIPMFAYVSREKRPGFDHNKKAGAMNAVVRASAILSNGPFILNLDCDHYIYNSLAIREGMCFMMDRGGDRVCYIQFPQRFEGVDPSDRYANHNFVFFDGSMRALDGLQGPVYVGTGCMFRRYALYGFLPPRANEYVGMFGQVKMKAPAIHTQSDDDSDTQPLTAHPDLNLPKMFGASQLFNESIAVTEYQGRPLADHVSVKNGRPPGALLMPRPPLDAPTVAEAVAVVSCWYEDKTEWGEKIGWIYGSVTEDVVTGYRMHNRGWRSVYCITKRDAFRGTAPINLTDRLHQVLRWATGSVEIFFSKNNPLLATRRLKFLQRIAYLNVGIYPFTSFFLVAYCYLPALSLISGQFIVSSLNIAFLSYLLIISVTLTLLSLLEVKWSGIGLEEWWRNEQFWVIGGTSAHFVAVCQGLLKIIAGIEISFTLTSKSAGEDEDDQFADLYMVKWTSLFIMPLAIITVNLVALVIGISRTVYSVLPQWNKLLGGSFFSLWVLTHMYPFVKGLLGRRGKVPTIVYVWAGLLSITMSLLMISLDPPTDGSSSGGGVQA, encoded by the exons ATGGCAACCTCAAGAGGAGGAAAAGACAAAAATTCATCATCACAAAATTCCGGTCCCGGCCGTCCACCTCAGGCAGCCAAATACACACGCCGAACATCTAGTGGTCGGATAATGAACTTATCAAGGGATGATGATTTGGATATGTCCGGCGAATTTGCAAGTCAAAATGACTACATTAATTACACTGTTATGATGCCTCCTACACCTGATAACCAGCCCGGAGCTGCACCGTCCGACAATAAAGCTGACAGCGGGGCTACCTCGTATGGAACAAGCCGGTTCGGGGGACCGGAGCCTCATCGGCGGATAGGGGAAGAggaagataataataataagaaggaGCGAGGAATGTCACTTATGAAATCGGATAGTAAATCAATGTTTCTGAGGAGTCAAACGCAGGATTTTGATCATAATAGGTGGTTGTTTGAGACAAGAGGTAAATATGGTGTCGGAAATGCATATTGGTCGGAACAGGAAGCTTATGGTAGTGAAACTGGATTGAGTATGCAGGATTTTATGGACAAACCTTGGAAACCTTTAACTAGGAAGCTTAATGTTTCTGCTGCTGTTCTTAGCCCTTACAG GATACTTATAGTTATCCGAATGATAGTTTTAGTACTCTTCCTGACATGGCGAGTCCAGAATCCGAATAGAGATGCAATGTGGCTATGGGGGATATCTATTACTTGTGAGATTTGGTTTGCATTTTCATGGCTACTAGACATTCTGATTAAGCTCAACCCAATCAACCGATCAACTGATCTAGCTGCGCTGCGTGACAAGTTCGAGCAGCCCTCCCCGTCCAATCCAACGGGGCGGTCAGACCTTCCTGGTGTCGATGTCTTCGTCTCCACCGCTGATGCCGAGAAGGAACCACCACTTGTCACAGCTAATACAATCTTGTCAATACTTGCAGTTGATTACCCGGTTGAGAAGTTATCCGGTTACATTTCTGACGATGGTGGTTCAGTCCTCACTTTTGAGGCTATGGCTGAGGCTGTCCGTTTCGCTGag CTTTGGGTGCCATTTTGTCGAAAACATAACATTGAGCCAAGAAATCCTGATAGTTACTTTAACCTGAAAAGAGACCCTACTAAGAACAAGAAGCGGCCTGATTTTGTGAAGGATCGACGCTGGATAAAGAGGGAATATGATGAGTTCAAAGTGCGAATCAATGGTCTTCCCGAAGTGATACGAAGGCGAAGTGATTCGCACAATAAGAAGGAGACTAGAAAGGAAAAAGCACTTGCCAGGGAAAAGAATGGTGGCAATTTGCCCCAAGAAGAAGTTACTGTACCTAAGGCTACTTGGATGGCTGATGGTACTCACTGGCCTGGCACATGGTTAAACTCGACCCCTGATCACGCAAAGGGTGATCATGCTGGCATCTTGCAG GTAATGAGTAAGGTTCCGGAAAGTGATCCAGTGTTGGGTCATAATGATGAGAAGGGATTGGATTTCACAGGGGTCGATACCAGGATACCGATGTTTGCATACGTGTCCCGCGAAAAAAGACCTGGATTTGACCACAACAAGAAGGCTGGAGCTATGAATGCTGTAGTTAGAGCTTCAGCAATTTTGTCCAATGGACCATTCATACTCAATTTAGATTGTGATCATTACATCTATAATTCTTTAGCTATAAGAGAAGGAATGTGTTTCATGATGGATCGAGGCGGTGACCGTGTTTGCTACATCCAATTTCCACAAAGATTCGAAGGGGTCGATCCGTCTGATCGATATGCTAATCATAACTTTGTCTTCTTTGATG GAAGTATGAGAGCACTTGATGGCCTTCAGGGTCCGGTTTATGTAGGAACCGGGTGCATGTTTAGGCGATATGCACTCTACGGTTTCCTTCCTCCAAGGGCGAACGAGTATGTAGGAATGTTCGGACAAGTCAAAATGAAGGCTCCAGCGATTCATACTCAGTCGGACGATGACTCCGACACACAGCCCCTCACCGCGCACCCTGACTTGAACCTGCCAAAGATGTTTGGAGCTTCACAGCTGTTCAATGAGTCTATAGCTGTTACTGAATACCAAGGCCGCCCACTAGCTGATCATGTTTCAGTAAAGAATGGCAGGCCTCCTGGTGCATTGCTAATGCCGCGACCGCCGCTCGATGCACCAACTGTTGCAGAGGCAGTTGCTGTCGTATCCTGCTG GTACGAGGACAAGACAGAATGGGGGGAAAAGATAGGCTGGATTTATGGCTCAGTGACAGAAGATGTTGTGACAGGTTACAGGATGCACAACCGCGGATGGAGATCCGTGTACTGCATAACAAAACGAGATGCTTTTCGAGGCACAGCACCAATCAATCTCACTGACCGTCTTCACCAAGTCCTCCGGTGGGCAACAGGATCAGTTGAAATCTTTTTCTCCAAAAACAATCCTTTATTAGCAACCCGACGCCTCAAGTTCCTCCAGCGAATCGCCTATCTCAACGTCGGAATTTACCCTTTCACCTCATTCTTTTTGGTTGCATATTGTTACCTTCCAGCACTTTCCTTAATCTCAGGACAATTCATAGTTTCATCTCTGAATATTGCCTTCCTTTCTTACCTCCTTATAATCAGTGTAACACTAACACTCCTCTCCCTACTCGAAGTAAAATGGTCCGGAATCGGGTTAGAAGAATGGTGGAGAAATGAGCAATTTTGGGTGATTGGAGGAACTAGTGCTCACTTTGTTGCAGTGTGTCAAGGGCTATTAAAAATCATAGCAGGCATTGAAATATCCTTCACGTTAACCTCGAAATCGgcaggagaagatgaagatgatcaATTTGCTGATTTATATATGGTAAAATGGACGAGTTTATTCATAATGCCATTAGCTATCATAACAGTGAACCTTGTTGCACTTGTTATTGGGATATCAAGGACAGTATATAGTGTGTTACCACAATGGAATAAGCTGCTTGGAGGAAGCTTTTTTAGTTTATGGGTATTGACTCATATGTACCCTTTTGTTAAAGGACTATTGGGAAGAAGAGGAAAAGTACCTACAATTGTGTATGTCTGGGCAGGTTTGCTCTCAATTACCATGTCCTTACTTATGATATCACTTGATCCCCCAACTGACGGTTCTAGTTCTGGTGGAGGTGTACAAGCATAG